From Aspergillus fumigatus Af293 chromosome 3, whole genome shotgun sequence, a single genomic window includes:
- a CDS encoding inositol polyphosphate kinase VIP1, with protein MTQSNSIQDFPPSATQDNCSSDIGCATGSDERNALIATPLPNMVPDQTGDKSSFTLLYDPVSPSSRASPSNGQFHQNKPQTSDVMTDHAGGARVALSARSSSRTPRRLSGSTATSSVSEAETGPSSIGRIGVCALDVKARSKPSQNILTRLQAKGGFEVIVFGDKVILDEAVENWPVCDFLIAFFSDGFPLEKAIAYARLRKPFCVNDLPMQKVLWDRRLCLRILDHMNVPTPKRLEVNRDGGPRLESPELAQHVYRLTGVKLEGPEDGTGGGSQKTQVVTMSEDGEALIVDGKSIRKPFVEKPVNGENHNIHIYFPNDHQYGGGGRRLFRKVGNKSSEYDPHLVVPRSVTEKDTSYIYEQFLRVDNSEDVKAYTVGPDFCHAETRKSPVVDGVVRRNTHGKELRYITKLSQDEAAIASKISNGFGQRICGFDMLRVGDKSYVIDVNGWSFVKDNNDYYDKCASILSDMFLNEKRKREGLQRSLEMVSPDTSHHVRHSVSHRHTLKTLLKSPSTSKLYGGHKSLDNSFQDLAALPPASCGAESMDYKRSRTSPDARQIDSDIGDLDQKNRELTGHPDETIPPPPPPASKHSWKLKGMVAVIRHADRTPKQKFKFTFHSQPFIDLLKGHQEEVVIKGQAALASVSEAVRLAMDQKLEDMEKLKLLRTSLEKKGGWPGTKVQIKPMFRKRTQEELSMHSSENSNSDGAQINWTQVADDASGDKENFPRTSTRSDSISGTTFSRFSAAENDLILDKLQLVIKWGGEPTHAARYQSQDLGLNMRDDLKLMNKEALNNVRIFTSSERRVSTSAQIWACSFLDQKELPDDFIQVRKDLLDDSNAAKDVMDKVKKKLKLLLREGSAPSQFTWPKDNIPEPSVVLATVVELMKFHRNVMRHNFEKLNNSPHCASSISPLSDNPTSQDVIQGTVSPTLTSIQGRWCTGEDPMLFKERWEKLFAEFCDTEKVDPSKLSELYDSMKFDALHNRHFLEWVFMPPDEGTNEHERHSSNSNNTNRHDLAEDRLPGHDSITSEGIEENVENPTLSHLLRFKKRAHAFDSIPHLRALDDSYDHYFKLYPGSSPTKTKMDGRLSKLRELYKLAKVLFDYVTPQEYGITDSEKLEIGLLTSLPLLQEIVRDLEEVQASPDAKSFFYFTKESHIYTLLNCIIEGGIQTKIARSAIPELDYLSQICFELYEAKDCESSTSSYSIRISISPGCHAFDPLDVQLDSRHAIGCAPRRSLTAHQDWKEVIETLKAKFDTVKLPKTFIAVNLSDKHVSSYISLPSCM; from the exons ATGACGCAGAGCAATTCTATTCAAGATTTCCCACCTTCCGCAACCCAGGATAATTGCTCTTCTGATATTGGTTGTGCTACAGGCAGTGACGAGCGAAACGCACTGATTGCCACGCCTTTACCAAACATGGTGCCTGATCAGACTGGTGACAAATCATCTTTTACCCTTCTTTATGACCCGGTTTCACCATCTTCGAGGGCAAGTCCAAGTAATGGGCAATTTCACCAGAACAAACCCCAGACCTCAGATGTAATGACAGATCATGCTGGCGGCGCGAGAGTTGCTCTTTCAGCTCGTTCCTCCAGCCGAACGCCTAGGAGACTTAGTGGCAGCACAGCTACTAGCTCAGTCAGTGAAGCTGAAACTGGCCCCTCAAGCATCGGCAGGATTGGTGTCTGCGCTCTGGATGTGAAAGCGCGCAGCAAACCTAGCCAGAACATTTTAACCCGCCTGCAAGCTAAGGGTGGTTTTGAAGTGATTGTTTTCGGAGACAAGGTGATTCTCGATGAGGCTGTAGAGAATTGGCCTGTATGTGACTTTCTGATtgcattcttttctgacGGCTTCCCCCTGGAGAAGGCCATCGCTTACGCGAGGCTTCGAAAGCCTTTTTGCGTGAATGACTTACCCATGCAGAAAGTGCTGTGGGACCGACGACTGTGCCTGCGAATTCTGGATCATATGAATGTCCCCACGCCAAAGAGATTAGAGGTCAATCGCGACGGCGGACCAAGGTTGGAATCTCCGGAGCTTGCTCAGCACGTTTACAGGTTAACGGGGGTCAAGCTCGAGGGCCCTGAAGATGGGACTGGAGGAGGCTCTCAGAAAACTCAGGTGGTAACAATGTCTGAGGACGGTGAGGCTCTGATTGTGGATGGAAAATCTATCAGAAAACCCTTTGTCGAAAAGCCAGTGAACGGTGAAAATCACAACATCCATATATACTTCCCTAACGATCACCAGtatggcggaggaggcagGAGGCTTTTTCGGAAAGTCGGGAACAAAAGCTCCGAATACGATCCTCATCTTGTGGTGCCTAGATCAGTGACGGAAAAGGACACAAGCTACATTTACGAACAGTTTTTAAGAGTTGACAACTCTGAAGATGTTAAGGCTTATACAGTCGGGCCAGATTTTTGCCATGCAGAGACACGCAAGTCGCCCGTGGTCGATGGAGTCGTTCGTCGGAACACACATGGGAAAGAACTCAGGTACATAACGAAATTGAGCCAGGATGAGGCAGCAATTGCGTCAAAAATCTCGAATGGGTTTGGCCAAAGGATCTGCGGCTTCGATATGCTTCGAGTCGGTGATAAGAGCTACGTGATCGACGTTAATGGATGGAGTTTCGTCAAGGACAACAATGACTATTACGACAAATGTGCCAGTATTCTGAGTGACATGTTTCTGAATGAAAAGCGCAAGCGCGAGGGACTACAAAGGTCCCTAGAAATGGTTTCACCGGATACAAGCCATCATGTGAGGCATTCTGTATCTCACAGGCATACCTTGAAAACCTTGTTGAAATCTCCATCCACGTCCAAACTCTACGGCGGCCATAAGAGCCTCGACAATAGTTTCCAAGACCTTGCGGCGTTACCTCCAGCATCTTGTGGAGCAGAAAGTATGGACTACAAAAGAAGTCGAACAAGCCCGGATGCGCGCCAGATCGATTCGGATATAGGTGATCTCGACCAGAAGAACCGCGAGTTGACCGGGCATCCCGACGAAACGattccgccgcctccacctccagcaTCTAAACATTCCTGGAAGCTTAAAGGCATGGTTGCAGTCATAAGGCATGCAGATCGTACGCCAAAGCAGAAGTTCAAGTTCACTTTCCACAGCCAGCCATTTATTGATTTATTGAAAGgccaccaagaagaagtGGTGATCAAAGGACAGGCAGCCTTGGCTAGCGTCTCGGAGGCTGTCAGGCTTGCAATGGATCAAAAACTGGAAGATATGGAAAAACTCAAACTGCTTCGAACATCcctggagaagaaaggcgGCTGGCCTGGAACGAAGGTTCAAATTAAGCCTATGTTTCGCAAGCGAACGCAGGAGGAATTGAGCATGCATAGTTCAGAGAACTCGAACAGCGACGGAGCGCAGATTAATTGGACCCAGGTCGCCGATGACGCCAGCGGGGATAAGGAAAATTTTCCTCGAACATCTACTCGGAGTGACTCAATATCCGGCACAACATTCTCAAGATTTTCTGCTGCCGAGAACGATCTCATCCTAGACAAGCTGCAACTTGTGATCAAGTGGGGTGGAGAGCCAACCCACGCCGCAAGATACCAATCACAAGATTTAGGTCTCAATATGCGTGACGATCTGAAATTGATGAACAAGGAGGCTCTGAATAATGTTCGGATCTTTACAAGCTCGGAGCGAAGAGTGAGTACCAGCG CTCAAATCTGGGCGTGTTCTTTTCTCGACCAGAAGGAGCTCCCGGATGATTTTATCCAAGTGCGAAAGGACCTTCTGGATGACTCCAACGCTGCAAAAGATGTTATGGATAAGGTGAAAAAGAAGCTGAAACTTCTCTTGCGCGAAGGATCTGCACCTTCACAGTTCACTTGGCCCAAGGATAACATTCCTGAGCCATCAGTTGTTCTCGCTACTGTTGTTGAATTGATGAAATTTCACCGGAATGTCATGAGACACAATTTTGAGAAGCTTAACAATTCTCCACATTGTGCTTCGTCGATATCTCCCCTAAGTGACAATCCTACTTCTCAGGATGTCATTCAGGGCACGGTTAGCCCAACCCTTACCTCTATCCAGGGACGGTGGTGTACTGGTGAAGATCCCATGCTCTTCAAAGAACGATGGGAAAAGCTCTTCGCAGAATTTTGCGACACGGAGAAGGTTGACCCGAGCAAACTTTCCGAATTGTACGACAGCATGAAATTCGATGCACTGCACAACAGACATTTTCTTGAGTGGGTGTTCATGCCCCCAGATGAGGGGACCAACGAGCATGAACGGCACAGCTCCAATTCCAATAATACTAACCGTCACGATCTTGCTGAGGACAGATTACCCGGACATGACAGTATCACAAGTGAAGGAATAGAGGAAAACGTGGAAAATCCGACCTTATCACATCTGCTCAGATTCAAGAAGCGAGCACATGCATTCGACTCGATACCGCATCTAAGGGCCCTTGACGACTCGTATGATCACTATTTCAAGCTGTACCCAGGCTCTAGTCCTACGAAAACTaaaatggatggacgactcTCAAAACTTCGGGAGTTATACAAACTGGCCAAAGTTCTATTTGACTATGTGACTCCTCAAGAGTACGGAATTACCGACTctgagaagctggaaatAGGCTTGTTGACGTCCTTaccccttcttcaagagaTCGTCAGAGACCTCGAAGAAGTCCAAGCGTCTCCAGATGCGAAATCGTTTTTTTACTTCACTAAGGAGTCCCATATTTATACCCTCCTGAACTGCATCATCGAGGGCGGAATTCAGACGAAGATAGCCAGAAGCGCTATACCTGAATTAGATTACCTATCACAAATCTGTTTCGAGTTGTACGAGGCTAAGGATTGTGAATCATCCACAAGTTCCTATTCAATCCGTATCTCTATCAGTCCTGGCTGCCACGCTTTTGATCCGTTGGATGTGCAACTTGACTCGCGGCATGCGATCGGTTGCgctccgagaagaagcctaACCGCCCATCAAGATTGGAAAGAGGTCATTGAAACACTCAAAGCGAAATTCGACAC GGTTAAACTTCCCAAGACTTTCATTGCCGTAAACTTGAGCGATAAGCATGTGTCCAGCTATATAAGTTTGCCCAGCTGTATGTGA
- a CDS encoding rRNA-processing protein UTP21, producing MMPSLDEDEFRVPLPKRQKRIPEFQPINSAKTLESRIFSPYRTLGLVSPTAVPFTHVRLGKSTFQITTCVGRALHTYDLRRGLSLIFVSRPQTPEAITATFAWREKVFAAWGNLRPGTCGGIWVFKRGKKVAALEVPSGRAGPIIKVLVFGAWIVGCTGTSIEVWKNTTYEHYTTLIPHGIEAVSGDHIYGGQMCSMPTYINKVFVGRVDGCVDIWNVRTGQLLHTIPAAWPSVGAVTALQPTPVLSHIAIAHADGSLFIRNVDTEQIILSLRSGSSHITSLAFRTDSLGAGADGQSPGVLATASADSGDITLWDLNNAGRVTGVLRNAHRTLQNEIASGVNCVDFLDGQPLLVSTGKDNSLRTWIFDETPFSPIPRQLHFRSGHSAPVTVLSFLPSATDGSEANGKWLLSASKDCSLWGLSVRKDSQNTEISQGAVEKKAKKMSAQGPVSLDIQHRTQGVRASEITCIACSLNRDGGMGVTTSGPIWANPRAADAAASNKTGWESIITGHRGDKFARTWFWGRKRAGRWTFETSDGSVVKSVAITQCGTFALIGSSMGSIDVFNLQSGQHRQCFPARGLKSRRTGELGLANGSQEKNIGHTKAVTGLVVDSLNRTAISCGLDGKVKFWDFHSGLLLDELDWHPMTAITGLRYNSSSDLVAFSCDDLSIRVVDIETRKLIREFWGCVGQINDFIFSNDSRWIVAASMDSRVRVWDLSTGHLIDIFRVPSTCTSLSMSATGEFLATAHSDNVGIRLWTNRSLFIPISTQNLDESVFADSHIPITSAEESAGALEAAFAEEDHQDEAEGPVLCDEQLSTEMVTLSAIPRSRWQTLLHLDLIRVWSHASSTICFIIADCC from the exons ATGATGCCTTCACTTGACGAGGATGAATTCAGAGTGCCACTTCCGAAAAGGCAAAAGCGAATCCCTGAGTTTCAGCCCATAAATTCGGCAAAGACACTAGAGTCACGAATATTTTCACCCTATCGG ACACTTGGGCTCGTCTCCCCCACGGCTGTTCCTTTCACGCATGTGCGCTTGGGAAAAAGCACTTTTCAAATCACGACCTGTGTGGGCCGCGCTCTGCACACCTATGATCTACGCCGAGGGCTGAGTTTGATTTTCGTCAGTCGACCACAGACGCCAGAAGCCATAACTGCCACCTTTGCATGGCGTGAGAAGGTCTTTGCAGCGTGGGGAAATCTCAGACCAGGAACATGTGGAGGCATATGGGTTTTCAAACGCGGCAAGAAGGTCGCTGCATTAGAGGTGCCTTCGGGCCGAGCTGGGCCTATTATCAAAGTACTTGTTTTTGGCGCTTGGATTGTGGGTTGCACTGGCACCAGCATTGAGGTCTGGAAAAATACGACCTATGAACATTACACGACGTTGATTCCGCACGGAATTGAAGCGGTATCCGGAGACCACATTTACGGCGGTCAAATGTGCAGTATGCCAACGTATATCAATAAGGTCTTCGTTGGAAGGGTTGACGGCTGCGTGGACATTTGGAATGTGAGGACCGGACAGCTACTCCATACCATCCCTGCAGCATGGCCAAGTGTTGGAGCTGTGACTGCTCTGCAACCGACTCCTGTGCTATCTCACATTGCTATTGCTCATGCGGATGGGTCTCTATTCATCCGTAACGTCGATACCGAACAGATTATTCTGTCGTTGCGCTCCGGTTCCTCGCACATCACATCACTCGCCTTCCGAACCGATAGTCTAGGCGCTGGCGCAGATGGCCAATCTCCAGGTGTCTTAGCAACAGCTTCTGCAGATAGTGGCGACATCACTTTGTGGGACTTGAACAACGCAGGGCGTGTCACCGGCGTCCTTCGGAACGCCCACAGGACACTTCAAAATGAAATAGCGTCTGGCGTAAATTGCGTGGATTTCTTGGATGGCCAACCTTTGTTGGTATCGACTGGGAAAGACAACTCTCTCAGGACCTGGATATTCGATGAGACGCCATTTTCACCTATTCCCAGACAACTTCATTTCAGAAGTGGTCATTCTGCTCCTGTCACTGTGTTGAGTTTCTTGCCCTCAGCAACGGATGGCTCGGAAGCCAATGGTAAATGGCTACTGAGTGCGAGCAAGGACTGCAGCTTATGGGGACTTAGTGTACGAAAGGACAGCCAAAATACTGAAATTTCGCAGGGCGCAGTTGAGAAGAAAGCCAAAAAAATGTCTGCTCAAGGTCCTGTGAGCTTAGACATACAACATCGCACACAGGGTGTAAGAGCTTCAGAGATAACTTGCATTGCATGCTCACTGAATCGCGATGGTGGCATGGGTGTCACTACATCTGGTCCGATTTGGGCTAATCCGAGAGCAGCAGATGCAGCTGCTTCGAATAAGACGGGATGGGAGAGTATAATCACTGGTCACCGTGGGGACAAGTTCGCCCGTACTTGGTTTTGGGGTAGGAAAAGAGCTGGACGCTGGACTTTTGAAACAAGCGATGGATCTGTCGTGAAG AGCGTCGCTATCACGCAATGTGGGACTTTCGCTCTCATTGGGTCCAGTATGGGAAGTATCGATGTGTTCAATTTGCAGTCTGGCCAGCATCGACAGTGTTTCCCAGCTCGCGGTTTGAAAAGTAGGCGAACTGGCGAGCTTGGTTTAGCAAATGGTTCTCAAGAAAAGAACATTGGACATACAAAGGCAGTCACTGGCTTAGTAGTCGATTCTTTGAACCGGACTGCCATAAGCTGTGGGTTGGATGGTAAAGTCAAG TTCTGGGATTTTCATTCCGGGTTACTCCTAGATGAGCTTGATTGGCATCCAATGACAGCGATCACTGGCCTGCGTTataacagcagcagcgaTTTGGTTGCGTTCAGTTGTGATGACCTCTCGATTCGTGTGGTTGACATCGAAACAAGAAAACTCATACGCGAATTCTGGGGTTGCGTTGGTCAAATCAATGACTTCATTTTCTCCAATGATAGCCGGTGGATTGTGGCTGCTTCTATGGACTCACGTGTCCGCGTTTGGGATTTGTCAACAGGACATCTCATTGATATCTTCCGAGTGCCTAGCACTTGTACCTCGCTATCCATGTCAGCGACTGGGGAGTTTCTGGCAACGGCCCATTCGGATAATGTCGGTATTCGTCTCTGGACGAATCGGAGTCTGTTTATTCCAATTTCCACCCAGAATCTGGACGAATCTGTCTTTGCTGATTCTCATATCCCCATCACATCCGCAGAGGAGAGTGCTGGAGCTCTTGAGGCTGCGTttgccgaagaagatcatcaggATGAGGCGGAGGGGCCAGTGCTATGTGATGAACAACTGAGTACGGAGATGGTAACACTCAGCGCCATTCCCAGGAGTAGATGGCAGACTCTACTCCACTTAGATTTAATCAGGGTATGGTCCCACGCTTCTTCCACCATCTGCTTTATCATTGCTGATTGTTGTTAG